In a genomic window of Vulpes lagopus strain Blue_001 chromosome 13, ASM1834538v1, whole genome shotgun sequence:
- the TRIM17 gene encoding E3 ubiquitin-protein ligase TRIM17, translated as MDALELARKLQEEATCSICLDYFTDPVMTACGHNFCRECIRLMWEKAKSRKGGRKRRGSFPCPECRELSPQRNLRPNRLLTKVAEMARQHPAFQSRDLCKAHQELLKLFCEDDQSPICVVCRESREHRPHTVVPIEEAVQEYKLKLEADIGSLREEMMKAREMQAREKQTLAEWQEKVKEQRQRILMEFEKMGLLLVEEEQRLLQALKEEEDEVVAKLRESSASLEKQGHALEMLLLQLEDENQHTPLQMLQAMKDLLSRKNSLRVQYPEATPTVLRTVCKVPGQIEVLKNFQEDVVPDPATAYPYLLLYESRQRRYLMPPLEPMPHGKDRFLAYPCAVGQEAFSSGRHYWEVGMNLTGDALWALGVCRDNVSRRDRVPKCPENGFWVVQLCKGKKYMPTMPSPTPVTLAEPPSHVGIFLDFEAGEVSFYNVKDGSHLHTYAQPKFSGPLQPFFCLGAPKSGQMVISTVTLWVKG; from the exons ATGGATGCCTTGGAACTCGCCAGAAAGCTGCAGGAGGAAGCCACCTGCTCCATCTGCCTTGACTACTTCACGGATCCTGTGATGACAGCCTGTGGCCACAACTTCTGCCGGGAGTGCATCCGCCTAATGTGGGAGAAGGCCAAAAGTAGGAAGGGGGGCAGGAAGCGGAGgggctccttcccctgccccgAGTGTCGCGAGCTGTCCCCCCAGAGGAACTTGCGGCCCAACCGCCTGCTGACCAAGGTGGCAGAGATGGCGCGCCAGCACCCGGCCTTCCAGAGCAGGGACCTGTGCAAGGCGCACCAGGAGCTCCTCAAGCTCTTCTGTGAGGACGACCAGAGCCCCATCTGTGTCGTGTGCAGGGAGTCGCGGGAGCACCGGCCCCACACAGTGGTCCCCATCGAGGAGGCTGTGCAGGAGTACAAG CTGAAGTTGGAGGCGGACATTGGGTCCCTTCGGGAGGAGATGATGAAGGCAAGAGAGATGCAGGCCAGGGAGAAACAGACCTTGGCGGAGTGGCAG GAGAAGGTAAAGGAGCAGAGGCAGCGCATCCTGATGGAGTTTGAGAAGATGGGCCTCCTCCTGGTGGAGGAGGAGCAGCGCCTCCTCCAGGccctgaaggaggaggaggacgaggtaGTGGCCAAGTTACGGGAGAGCTCCGCATCGCTTGAGAAGCAGGGCCACGCCCTGGAGATGCTCCTGCTGCAGTTGGAAGACGAGAACCAGCACACACCGCTACAGATGCTGCAG GCCATGAAGGATCTCCTGAGCCG GAAGAACAGCCTGAGAGTGCAGTATCCAGAGGCCACCCCTACCGTTCTGAGGACTGTCTGCAAGGTTCCCGGGCAGATAGAGGTGCTCAAGAACTTTCAAG AGGACGTGGTGCCGGACCCTGCCACTGCATACCCCTACCTCCTCTTGTACGAGAGCCGCCAGAGGCGCTACCTCATGCCCCCGCTGGAGCCCATGCCCCATGGCAAAGACAGATTCCTGGCCTACCCCTGTGCTGTGGGCCAGGAGGCCTTCTCCTCCGGAAGGCACTACTGGGAGGTGGGCATGAACCTCACTGGTGATGCACTCTGGGCCCTGGGTGTGTGCAGGGACAACGTGAGCCGGAGGGACAGGGTCCCCAAGTGCCCTGAGAATGGgttctgggtggtgcagctgtgCAAGGGGAAGAAGTACATGCCCACCATGCCCAGCCCAACCCCCGTCACACTAGCGGAGCCCCCCAGCCACGTAGGCATCTTCCTGGACTTTGAAGCAGGGGAGGTGTCCTTCTACAACGTGAAGGATGGGTCCCACCTGCACACCTATGCCCAGCCCAAGTTCTCTGGCCCCCTGCAACCCTTTTTCTGCCTGGGGGCCCCCAAATCAGGCCAGATGGTCATCTCTACAGTGACCCTGTGGGTGAAGGGTtag
- the LOC121475009 gene encoding LOW QUALITY PROTEIN: histone H3.1 (The sequence of the model RefSeq protein was modified relative to this genomic sequence to represent the inferred CDS: inserted 1 base in 1 codon), whose product MTHGTLTDRPAQHSRGNYPFLTSDPTDPKPLDPDPCLIVANAWKRGLHEADGAKSTGRKAPCKQLAPKAARRSAPATGGVKKPHRYRPGTVAXEIRCYQKSTELLTCKLPVQRLVREIAQDFKTDLRFQSSAVMALQEACEAYLVGLFEDTNLCAIHAKRVTVMPKDIQRARRIRGEPRPRAHHHAAAAELPTKALQSHHRPTEGAVPTPCLPTGSCFQLWLVS is encoded by the exons ATGACCCACGGGACTCTGACTGACCGACCGGCCCAGCACTCCCGGGGAAATTACCCGTTCCTGACCTCTGACCCAACAGACCCCAAACCCCTGGACCCCGACCCCTGTCTCATAG TAGCCAACGCCTGGAAGCGTGGCTTGCACGAGGCAGACGGCGCGAAGTCTACTGGCCGCAAGGCCCCGTGCAAGCAGCTGGCCCCCAAGGCGGCCCGCAGGAGCGCGCCGGCCACCGGCGGCGTCAAGAAGCCGCACCGCTACCGGCCCGGCACGGTGG CTGAGATCCGGTGCTACCAGAAGTCCACGGAGCTGCTGACCTGCAAGCTGCCGGTCCAGCGCCTGGTGCGCGAGATCGCGCAGGACTTCAAGACCGACCTGCGCTTCCAGAGCTCGGCCGTCATGGCGCTGCAGGAGGCGTGCGAGGCCTACCTGGTGGGGCTCTTCGAGGACACCAACCTGTGCGCCATCCACGCCAAGCGCGTCACCGTCATGCCCAAGGACATCCAGCGGGCGCGCCGCATCCGCGGGGAGCCTAGGCCCCGCGCGCATCACCATGCCGCCGCTGCAGAACTCCCCACAAAGGCTCTTCAGAGCCACCACCGCCCCACAGAGGGGGCTGTGCCAACCCCGTGCCTTCCGACTGGTTCTTGTTTCCAGCTCTGGTTAGTGAGCTAG